From Zingiber officinale cultivar Zhangliang chromosome 5B, Zo_v1.1, whole genome shotgun sequence, the proteins below share one genomic window:
- the LOC121984216 gene encoding serine/threonine-protein kinase D6PK-like, with product MSSAIGADSPIQFSHYLSMDSTSGISEIVEGDGMPNLENYFGGSKTLRVKIKPNLQDGKHVDVNDNADKLLGAIDYRTSSRVLGPPSHPAVGLVRKNAMKKPVKVGESRPSGIGIGISESVTLKQALRKLCITQASEMAAMKRMSKPISLSRTSEVGTIKRLYASVVVQSSDSILSLNGDKRNLVEISIMPEKVTSDFLKKTTMFDQGQNAESSTQSTVSSPISAVPTPKLTKIRIQDIIKPTSEESCNSQSATAKMEKKGKSFSKATVSCSKTVAALSETGVNAHLNKPVHRNKNVRNKGKSESASVPNASIKHSGVKKSGATLSAAKPSRSKELTTPSCITPTTKSCHPKEHVTSPCGIPITNSFSKEPVTPASCTMKHAFTVSAESKKLSISNIHGASRAISAKSSEFSRSREKGECSHSSKSSIGDYSSNTSMSEESHLSTASGKGCRPHMSKDARWIAIRHNLIQQGSLGLKNFKLLKRLGCGDIGTVYLVELVDSECLFALKVMDIEFLVSRKKMLRAQTEREILQMLDHPFLPTLYAHFTTDNLSCLVMEYCPGGDLHVLRQTQPGRSFCEPAARFYAAEVLLALEYLHMQGVIYRDLKPENILVREDGHIMLSDFDLSLRCSVSPTLLRSSSLGTQESSKKHLGPCAENSCIDPLCLQPSWVPVSCFTPRLVSSSEGKARKQKIEVNGQVIPLPQLVVEPTDARSNSFVGTHEYLAPEIIRGDGHGSAVDWWTYGILLYELIFGRTPFKGSGNDETLMNVISQSLKFPENPCVSSPARDLIRGLLVKEPEHRLGAVRGAAEIKQQPFFEGLNWALIRCAAPPETPINHDIGTPMVSRKKKEGKCLDFRTNVKDVEFELF from the exons ATGTCTAGTGCCATTGGAGCAGATTCTCCGATTCAATTTAGTCATTACTTATCGATGGACTCAACTAGTGGCATTTCTGAGATTGTCGAAGGAGATGGTATGCCAAATTTGGAAAATTACTTTGGCGGATCGAAGACATTACGAGTTAAAATCAAACCAAATCTGCAAGATGGTAAGCATGTGGATGTCAATGACAATGCTGATAAGCTATTGGGGGCAATTGATTACAGGACTTCATCCAGGGTTCTTGGTCCTCCGAGTCATCCAGCTGTTGGTCTGGTGCGGAAGAATGCTATGAAGAAACCAGTCAAGGTCGGAGAATCCAGACCATCAGGCATAGGCATAGGCATATCTGAATCTGTCACTTTAAAACAAGCTTTGAGGAAGCTATGCATTACCCAGGCATCAGAGATGGCTGCTATGAAGAGAATGTCAAAACCAATTAGCTTATCAAGGACTTCTGAGGTCGGGACAATTAAAAGGCTTTATGCATCTGTGGTGGTTCAATCAAGTGACTCCATTCTTTCTCTAAATGGAGATAAGAGAAATTTAGTTGAGATATCCATCATGCCTGAGAAAGTCACATCAGATTTCTTAAAAAAGACAACTATGTTTGATCAAGGTCAAAATGCAGAATCGTCTACTCAGAGCACTGTTTCTTCTCCTATCTCTGCTGTGCCTACACCCAAGTTAACTAAGATCAGAATCCAGGACATCATTAAACCCACATCAGAAGAGTCATGTAATAGTCAATCAGCTACagctaagatggaaaagaaagggaaatcattttcaaaagcaACTGTATCTTGCTCAAAAACAGTTGCTGCTTTGAGCGAGACTGGTGTAAATGCGCATTTAAACAAGCCAGTACATAGGAACAAGAATGTCAGAAATAAAGGAAAGTCTGAATCAGCATCAGTACCGAATGCATCCATCAAACATAGTGGTGTTAAGAAAAGTGGTGCAACTCTATCTGCTGCCAAGCCATCCCGTTCTAAGGAGCTTACTACACCTTCATGTATTACGCCTACTACCAAATCTTGTCATCCAAAGGAACATGTTACTTCTCCATGCGGCATACCTATCACCAATTCATTTTCTAAAGAACCTGTCACTCCTGCGTCTTGCACTATGAAACATGCATTTACAGTTAGTGCAGAAAGCAAAAAGCTTTCTATCTCAAATATCCATGGCGCCAGCAGGGCCATCAGTGCAAAATCAAGTGAATTCTCTAGATCTAGAGAAAAGGGAGAATGTTCTCACAGTTCAAAAAGCAGCATTGGGGATTATAGTAGCAATACCAGCATGAGTGAGGAGAGTCATCTGAGCACTGCTAGTGGGAAAGGATGTAGGCCTCATATGTCAAAGGATGCAAGATGGATAGCAATCCGGCACAACTTAATCCAACAaggaagtttaggtttaaagaaTTTTAAGCTTCTCAAAAGACTTGGTTGTGGAGATATAGGAACGGTTTATCTTGTGGAGTTAGTTGATTCGGAATGTTTGTTCGCATTGAAGGTCATGGATATTGAATTTCTGGTCAGTAGGAAAAAGATGCTGAGAGCACAAACCGAAAGAGAGATATTGCAAATGCTAGATCATCCCTTCCTTCCAACCCTCTATGCTCATTTTACAACAGATAATCTTTCATGTCTAGTCATGGAGTATTGCCCAGGTGGTGATCTACATGTCCTTCGACAGACGCAACCTGGCAGGAGTTTTTGTGAGCCAGCTGCTAG GTTTTATGCTGCAGAAGTCCTCCTTGCATTGGAGTACCTACATATGCAGGGTGTTATATACCGGGACCTCAAACCGGAGAACATTTTGGTTCGTGAAGATGGCCATATAATGCTCTCTGATTTTGACTTGTCTCTCAGATGCTCAGTAAGCCCAACCCTTCTCAGATCATCATCATTAGGCACACAAGAGTCATCCAAGAAACACTTGGGACCTTGTGCTGAAAATAGCTGCATTGACCCACTTTGTCTTCAACCATCGTGGGTTCCAGTTTCTTGTTTCACACCACGTTTGGTTTCTTCTTCGGAAGGTAAAGCAAGGAAGCAAAAAATTGAAGTCAATGGGCAGGTCATTCCACTTCCCCAGCTTGTGGTGGAGCCCACTGATGCACGCTCCAACTCCTTTGTGGGGACCCATGAATACTTGGCTCCTGAGATCATTAGAGGGGATGGACATGGAAGTGCTGTGGATTGGTGGACCTATGGGATCCTATTATATGAACTTATTTTTGGTAGAACACCCTTCAAGGGATCTGGAAATGATGAAACGTTGATGAATGTGATTTCTCAGAGCTTGAAATTTCCTGAGAACCCGTGTGTCAGCTCTCCCGCTAGGGATCTGATCAGGGGGCTTCTAGTGAAAGAGCCAGAACATAGATTGGGAGCAGTCAGAGGTGCTGCTGAGATTAAGCAGC